A genomic segment from Nocardia cyriacigeorgica GUH-2 encodes:
- a CDS encoding FAD-dependent oxidoreductase yields MADRHAEVIGGGIGGLTAATALAQQGWSVRLHERQSAIRAIGAGIYVWDNGLSALEEIGAFADATRGAHIGPAIEARSRNGRTLYRIDINADDGPRCYTLLRDRLIEALVQAATRAGVDLVTDSAVVAADPGGRVEFKDGRTTSADLIVVANGVHSRLRDRLGLTARRIQMREGAARLMVPASADYLPAADSVKHLEHFQGRRRLLYTPCTPEHVYLALVADSDDAATRGDHLDVDSWVRSFPYLETLLRTTPDIQIRWDNFEFIRLKAWSRGKVALLGDAAHAQPPYLGQGGGTAMINAVSLAATVSAGLPLPEALARWEREQRPGIERTQKTSYRMRLLNSLPDGVRDPLLMVAGRLPGLTDSQLAATRLRATTGDQAA; encoded by the coding sequence CCGCCCTCGCCCAGCAGGGTTGGTCCGTGCGGTTGCACGAACGTCAGTCCGCGATCCGAGCCATCGGCGCCGGAATCTATGTGTGGGACAACGGCCTGTCCGCTCTGGAGGAGATCGGCGCGTTCGCCGACGCGACCCGCGGCGCGCATATCGGTCCCGCCATCGAGGCGCGTTCGCGCAACGGTCGCACGCTCTACCGGATCGATATCAACGCCGACGACGGGCCGCGCTGCTACACACTGCTGCGGGACCGGTTGATCGAGGCACTGGTGCAGGCGGCTACCCGCGCCGGGGTGGACCTCGTCACCGATTCCGCGGTCGTGGCCGCCGATCCGGGCGGGCGGGTGGAATTCAAGGACGGCCGCACGACCAGCGCCGATCTGATCGTCGTCGCCAATGGTGTGCATTCGCGGCTGCGGGATCGGCTCGGTCTCACCGCTCGACGCATCCAAATGCGTGAGGGTGCGGCCCGGCTGATGGTGCCCGCCTCGGCCGACTACCTGCCGGCCGCCGACAGCGTCAAACATCTCGAGCATTTCCAGGGCCGGCGCAGGCTGCTCTACACGCCGTGCACGCCCGAGCACGTCTACCTGGCGTTGGTCGCCGATTCCGACGACGCCGCTACCCGCGGTGACCATCTCGACGTCGACTCCTGGGTGCGCAGCTTCCCCTATCTGGAAACGTTGCTCCGCACCACACCCGACATTCAGATCCGCTGGGACAACTTCGAATTCATCCGCCTGAAGGCATGGTCGCGCGGCAAGGTGGCCCTCCTCGGCGATGCCGCGCACGCGCAGCCGCCCTATCTGGGCCAGGGTGGCGGTACGGCCATGATCAACGCGGTCTCGCTGGCCGCGACCGTCAGCGCGGGCCTGCCGCTGCCCGAGGCGCTGGCGCGCTGGGAGCGCGAGCAGCGGCCCGGCATCGAACGCACGCAGAAGACCTCGTATCGGATGCGTCTGCTCAACAGCCTGCCCGACGGCGTCCGCGATCCGCTGTTGATGGTGGCAGGCCGGTTGCCCGGTCTCACCGATTCACAACTGGCCGCGACGCGCCTGCGGGCCACCACCGGCGATCAGGCCGCCTGA
- a CDS encoding alpha/beta fold hydrolase encodes MTTMKINGVEIAFDDQGYAPDTPAVVLLNGWAHDLRAWNPLLPYLRDKHRVIRVCWRGHGPDRSPVGDFGVAEQVSDTIGLLDALEVESFVPLSHAHGGWVGLDMADQLGVERVPAVLLLDLIMTPPPPEFAAGVAALQNPATWKAARDELLRSWLDGSTNETVLNHVRFEAGGHGYDMWARSGREVEKAYRTWGSPMGRMEKMSAPRPIRHVFSHPKAPEYDALHAEFAARNPWFSYTRLGGETHFPGLELPEHVAGELFDLLGSTVRS; translated from the coding sequence ATCACCACGATGAAGATCAACGGCGTCGAGATCGCCTTCGACGACCAGGGCTACGCACCCGATACACCGGCGGTCGTGCTGCTCAACGGCTGGGCCCACGACCTGCGCGCGTGGAATCCGCTACTGCCGTATCTGCGGGACAAGCATCGCGTCATCCGGGTGTGCTGGCGCGGCCACGGCCCCGACCGCTCGCCCGTCGGCGATTTCGGTGTGGCCGAACAGGTTTCCGACACCATCGGGTTACTCGATGCGCTCGAGGTCGAATCGTTCGTGCCCCTGTCGCACGCGCACGGTGGCTGGGTGGGCCTGGACATGGCCGACCAGCTCGGCGTCGAGCGAGTGCCCGCGGTCCTGCTGCTCGACCTCATCATGACCCCGCCACCCCCGGAATTCGCCGCGGGTGTCGCCGCGTTGCAGAACCCGGCTACCTGGAAGGCCGCGCGCGACGAGCTGCTGCGTTCCTGGCTGGACGGGAGCACCAACGAAACGGTGCTCAACCACGTCCGCTTCGAGGCGGGCGGGCACGGGTACGACATGTGGGCGCGGTCCGGGCGCGAGGTGGAAAAGGCTTATCGGACATGGGGTTCGCCGATGGGGCGGATGGAGAAGATGAGTGCACCGCGCCCTATTCGGCACGTGTTCTCACATCCGAAAGCGCCCGAATACGACGCCCTGCACGCCGAATTCGCCGCCAGGAATCCCTGGTTCAGCTACACCCGGCTCGGCGGGGAAACCCACTTCCCGGGTTTGGAACTGCCCGAGCACGTAGCAGGCGAGTTGTTCGACCTGCTCGGATCGACCGTTCGCAGCTGA
- a CDS encoding NAD(P)-dependent alcohol dehydrogenase, giving the protein MSTATAYAMAGPDAPFEKVAIERRELGPHDVLIDIKYAGICHSDIHTARNEWGGANYPCVPGHEIAGIVAAVGSAVTRHKVGDRVGVGCMVDSCGVCRACLAGEEQYCTGGSTMTYNTPVPETVQPGGYTMGGYSTQVVVTENFVLAIPDGLELDVAAPLLCAGITLFSPLRHWQAGPGKKVAIIGMGGLGHVGVKIAAALGAEVTVLSHSLSKQDDGKRFGAHHYYATSDKQTFRELRGKFDLIINTVSADLPIDQYMKLLALDGTLVILGLPEQPLSVRPMTLAGYRRSLSGSMIGGIAQTQEMLNFCAEHGIGAEIEVIAADELDGAYDRVVASDVRYRFVIDVATM; this is encoded by the coding sequence ATGAGTACAGCTACCGCCTACGCAATGGCCGGACCGGACGCGCCGTTCGAGAAGGTCGCCATCGAGCGTCGTGAGCTGGGGCCACACGATGTGCTGATCGACATCAAGTACGCGGGCATCTGCCATTCCGACATCCACACCGCCCGCAACGAATGGGGTGGGGCGAATTACCCGTGCGTGCCGGGGCACGAGATCGCGGGCATCGTCGCGGCGGTCGGTTCCGCGGTGACCAGGCACAAGGTCGGTGACCGGGTGGGCGTGGGCTGCATGGTCGATTCCTGTGGCGTCTGCCGGGCGTGCCTGGCCGGTGAGGAGCAGTACTGCACCGGCGGGTCCACTATGACCTACAACACGCCGGTCCCGGAGACGGTGCAGCCCGGCGGCTACACCATGGGCGGCTACTCCACCCAGGTCGTGGTGACCGAGAACTTCGTACTCGCCATCCCCGACGGCCTCGAGCTGGACGTCGCCGCGCCGCTGCTGTGCGCGGGAATCACCCTGTTCTCCCCGCTGCGGCACTGGCAGGCCGGGCCGGGCAAGAAGGTCGCCATCATCGGCATGGGCGGCCTCGGCCACGTCGGGGTGAAGATCGCCGCGGCCCTCGGCGCCGAGGTCACCGTGCTCAGCCATTCGCTGAGCAAGCAGGACGACGGCAAACGCTTCGGCGCCCACCACTACTACGCCACCAGCGACAAGCAGACCTTCCGCGAGCTGCGCGGGAAATTCGACCTGATCATCAACACCGTCTCGGCCGATCTGCCGATCGACCAGTACATGAAGCTACTCGCCCTCGACGGCACCCTGGTCATCCTCGGCCTGCCCGAACAGCCGCTGTCGGTGCGCCCGATGACGCTGGCCGGCTACCGCCGCTCGCTGTCGGGTTCGATGATCGGCGGCATCGCCCAGACCCAGGAGATGCTCAACTTCTGCGCCGAACACGGCATCGGCGCCGAGATCGAGGTGATCGCCGCCGACGAACTCGACGGCGCCTACGACCGTGTGGTCGCCAGCGACGTGCGGTATCGCTTCGTGATCGACGTGGCAACCATGTGA